The Argopecten irradians isolate NY chromosome 4, Ai_NY, whole genome shotgun sequence genome has a window encoding:
- the LOC138321700 gene encoding dynamin-like protein 2 — MAQVAISRTQFQDKLKLLTAKDDRDCALLVDVYNDVKTCTENSALVKDLVLQHDPDFFEHVKQGITDLREADRPILVIGETSAGKSSFLNLLIGRKVLPELAAPCTHCMCCIKKGRKLEARVSSFGGSDLFGTKIISADGKSDKEFQDELQELVNEDNCDEALDRCIEIFVPSSILEDNVYLVDTPGFGENEQVTKSLVKYLPKAMGIIFILNTTVSIGIAEDRGVLILDEIKQLREEGKIPSFDPTKILFIGNKWDQIPEEERHDHRQKIIRKMKTVWPKFHEDQFVPLSVKYVLRWQNTTSIPEDYKSAIKDYETVLDRIREIVEHCCSARSKVHKRLLLSVFKHMKTFVDATVTHALLSVEEKQAKVKSLQGLADEMVSIYEKGKANIVTMAVHIQNKVVEDFYQYLNNIENRQHIFPWKKSNMPKGTDYNAVKEKAFVTIRAFITESFSERIALSQQMIQDMEDRMSTLTAKLSTIKKKIESILEGPSGETSCPDVDNTKTIQFGQDDNELSGGEIAALVITAPLWIPLGLVGAVTVLPISASINTIKYKYKMAGYKANPREYLDRWSDEIIRNEYSKENLKNMMFRRLTIHITAGMNIMQKSNAELGNLCRHLAKNVKTDEVPEGYYEIRDLTDRMDEKLNRQNNPK, encoded by the exons ATGGCTCAAGTAGCAATCTCAAGGACGCAG TTTCAGGATAAGCTGAAACTGTTAACTGCCAAAGATGACAGAGACTGCGCACTACTAGTTGACGTTTACAACGACGTCAAAACTTGTACAGAGAACAGCGCATTGGTCAAGGACCTTGTCCTACAGCACGATCCTGATTTTTTTGAACATGTGAAACAAGGAATAACGGACCTGAGAGAAGCCGATCGTCCAATTCTTGTTATCG GGGAAACTAGTGCTGGGAAAAGCAGCTTCCTGAATCTACTGATCGGTCGAAAAGTCTTACCAGAGTTAGCTGCCCCTTGTACTCACTGCATGTGTTGTATAAAGAAAGGAAGGAAACTTGAAGCACGCGTCAGCTCGTTTGGTGGCTCTGACTTGTTTGGGACCAAGATCATCAGCGCAGATGGAAAATCTGATAAGGAGTTCCAAGACGAATTACAGGAACTGGTGAACGAAGACAACTGTGATGAGGCCCTTGACAGATGTATTGAGATCTTTGTACCTAGTTCTATATTGGAG GACAATGTGTACCTGGTGGACACACCTGGATTCGGTGAAAATGAACAAGTTACGAAGTCACTGGTGAAGTACCTACCCAAAGCTATGGGGATCATCTTTATTCTCAATACCACAGTTTCAATAGGAATAGCTGAAGACAGA GGCGTTTTGATACTAGACGAAATAAAACAGCTACGTGAAGAAGGCAAAATCCCTTCATTTGACCCCACAAAAATACTATTCATCGGTAACAAATGGGATCAAATTCCGGAGGAAGAAAGACATGACCATCGCCAGAAAATCATCAGGAAAATGAAGACGGTCTGGCCAAAGTTTCATGAGGACCAATTCGTTCCTCTTAGCGTAAAATAT GTTTTAAGATGGCAAAACACAACTAGTATCCCGGAAGACTACAAGTCAGCGATCAAAGATTACGAAACAGTCCTGGACAGGATTCGCGAAATTGTTGAACACTGTTGCAGCGCCAGGTCGAAAGTCCACAAGAG GTTGCTGCTCAGCGTGTTTAAACATATGAAAACCTTCGTAGATGCAACGGTAACCCACGCATTATTGTCGGTCGAGGAGAAACAAGCGAAAGTTAAAAGTCTACAAGGCCTTGCCGATGAAATGGTATCGATATACGAAAAG GGAAAGGCAAATATCGTTACAATGGCTGTTCATATCCAAAACAAGGTAGTAGAGGACTTTTATCAATACTTGAATAACATAGAAAACAGGCAGCACATTTTCCCTTGGAAAAAAAGTAACATGCCTAAAGGAACTGACTATAATGCGGTTAAAGAGAAAGCTTTCGTCACCATCAGGGCCTTCATCACAGAATCTTTCTCTGAAAGAATTGCATTGTCTCAGCAAATGATACAGGATATGGAAGACAGAATGTCTACTCTCACTGCGAAGCTCAGTACCATCAAGAAAAAGATCGAAAGCATTCTGGAGGGACCCAGCGGTGAAACATCGTGCCCTGATGTTGACAACACAAAGACAATACAGTTTGGACAAGATGACAACGAGTTAAGTGGTGGTGAAATTGCTGCACTAGTAATAACAGCACCTCTTTGGATACCTTTAGGGCTAGTCGGGGCGGTGACAGTTCTTCCAATTTCAGCTTCTATAAATacgataaaatataaatataagatgGCCGGTTACAAGGCTAACCCAAGAGAATACCTTGATAGATGGTCAGATGAAATCATCAGAAACGAATATTCAAAAGAAAATCTGAAAAACATGATGTTTCGAAGATTAACAATTCATATTACTGCAGGAATGAATATCATGCAAAAGTCAAATGCAGAGCTCGGTAACTTGTGTCGTCACCTGGCGAAGAATGTGAAAACAGATGAAGTACCTGAAGGATATTATGAGATAAGAGATCTCACTGATCGGATGGATGAAAAACTAAATAGACAAAACAATCCTAAATGA